The genomic region CAAAAATGTACGTCGGCTTTATGTCAATTGGCGTATGGAACCGCCCCCGATTTGTTCGATGAATATTTACATATGAGTGAGCAAACATCAATATTGTGTTTAGACAACTTTTGTAAATGTATTATCGATTTATATAAAAGTCGATACATGAGATCTCCCACAGCAACCGATGTTGCACGCTTATATAGTGTACACAAAGAGAAGCATGGGTTCAGGGGTATGCTCGGTAGtatcgattgtatgcattgggagtgGAAGAACTGTCCCGTAGCACATAAAGGTCAATATACTAGGGGTGATCACAAGAAACCCACAATTATGCTTGAAGCTGTGGCTTCATATGATTTGTGGATATGTCATGCTTTTTTCGGGATGGCAGGTTCCAACAATGACATAAATGTTTTGAATCAATCTCCTCTATTTGATGTATTAAAGACGGGAAGAGCTCCACCCGCACCATTTGAGGTAAATGGTCATCAATACACCAAAGGTTACTACCTTGCCGATGGTATATATCCCGAGTGGACGACACTTATCAAAGGAATGTCGTGTCCCACAGATGATCCAAGGATTAAGTTCACAAGATTTCAAGCTAGTGACCGAAAGGACATAGAACGGGCTTTTAGGGTTCTTCAAGGCCGGTTTTATATTTTAAGTATACCTGCACGCGTAATGCAAGTAAACAATATGCGCAGAGTAATGGAATGTTGTCTCATTTTACATAATATGATATTAGAAGACAATGATTTTGCGCTATGTAAATGGGAAGAACGATTTATAACTGAGCCAATGGCGAATCGTGCACAACGAGTAAGGAACAGAGGACGAGATCAAGACATTATCCGAAGAGAAATAAGGGATAGAGATGTGCACAACCAACTTACCGATGATTTAGTCGAGCATATATGGAATCTTCCGGCTTCTTTTCGAACTACGAATTAGTTTTTCCTTATGTTATCTTTTTTTAAGTATTTTTAATTCCTTTGTATTTTTTCTTTTCCTTTgtagtttgtaatttttttttatttaatgaactttctattttaatttttattaaataatatgtTAGAAATAAAGAAATCTAAAAAATAATAAACTGGTGGACCCAACTGAAAACTGACACAAAAAACTGACCCTGACTGTTAGAAAAGGTCAGAAACTGATCTTGCTGACTCACAGTCAGTTTACGCTTTTTAGGCAAAAAGCCCAAAAATTGTCTGTAGCGTCACCACTAGAAATGGTCTAATATGCAACAACATTCACGTTTGTATGTGTATGATTTTGTAAAAAAAGGTGCCGCACAACGACATGGTTCCTGTTGTACAAAATAATTTGCAAAACAGCGCAGCAAAGTTCAAATTAAATTCTAATTTAATTAAAgatactgttataattcagtaggcttataactacctttagtggtttgattcttgatgttataattcagtaggcttataactacctttagtggtttgattcttgattaagaatgctaataatgaagtgtaagaacaaagatgataatggagagaaagaaagaaacactttgtaagtgtgagaaaatggtgcaagtttaatgcttgcattcatggctatttatagcaaaaatatcacaagtttaggtaatacaataatattacttttgtgtatcaataattgactatccatttatatatatatttatatatatatttatatattataacactcccccttggatatcaattttgtttgttgaagatcaactgtaagttactgcctcgttaaaaatcttgctaaagaaaacccggtgggaaaaaaaactttagctaagggaaaaagagtgcagcatggagttgactccctctcaagtagacatcgcttcagttgttacatcttttgaacatgtctcataccaatgttatgaacgtgtgttctgaaaatagcaattggaagtgctttcgtgaaaagatcagcagagtttttgctggattgaacatatctcatttcaatctcgttgttgataatgctaaaaacgaacatatatttcatagcattattcctcaagaaagacaagcttttagttgcaattgttctatttacaagtgatattcgtttaaataataaaaggtgaagaccaaagacagattcgacgatttgaagacgcaaacgaccaaaaagctcaaaagaacaaaagacaatcaaagaggttccaattattgataagaaacgtctcgaaattacaaaagtacaagattcaaaacgcaaagtacaagatattaaattgtacgcgaggacgttcgaaaatccggaaccgggaccagagtcaactcttaacgctcgacgcaacggactaaaaattacaagttaactatgtatataaatataatataatatataattaattatattaattatatatatattatatatatatatattaaaaaaccgtcggcagagaaaactccaaggactgagctgtaaatactatctccgcgactcgcggagtttgaaggggtttttgccgcgagtcgcggagccccaaaattctactctggctataaagcaacccgaattctgatcaaaattcatcatctttttttcttcttatcatacgatatatatatatataatttatattttaattttaattttaattctaataataagggtatgttagcgaatgttgtaagggtgtaagtcgaaattctgtccgtgtaacgctacgctatttttaatcattgtaagttatgttcaacctttttacattaatgtctcgtagctaagttattattatgcttatttaaaacgaagtaatcatgatgttgggctaattactaaaattgggtaattgggctttgtaccataattggggtttggacaaaagaacgacacttgtggaaattagactatgggctattaatgggctttatatttgtttaactaaatgaaagtttgttaatgttaatataaagaattacaattgggcgtccctataaattaccatatacactcgatcggacacgatgggcggggtatttatatgtacgaataatcgttcatttaaccggacacgggaatggattaatagccactagaataattaaaacaggggtgaaattacattcaagggtaattggtgtaattgttaacaaagtagtaaaaccttggtttacacgcagtcgataacctggtgtattcattaaacaaagtattaaaaccttgttacaattcgaatccccaattagttggaatatttaacttcgggtataataataatttgacaaggatacttgcaatttatatttatgactgatggactgttatggacaaaaaccagatggacatattaaataatccaggacaaaggacaattaacccatgggcataaaactaaaatcaacacgtcaaacatcatgattacggaagtttaaataagcataattcttttatttcatatttaatttcctttattttatatttaattgcacttctaattatcgcacttttatttattgttatttaatcgcacttttaattatcgcaatttcattatcgttatttactttatgctttaatttaagtcttgtatttattttatattttacattaggttttaactgcgactaaagttttaaaatcgacaaaccggtcattaaacggtaaaaacccccctttataataataatattacttatatatatatttgtatttttataaaagtaaactaatatagcgttgagctttgtttaaagatttccctgtggaacgaaccggacttactaaaaactacactactatacgattaggtacactgcctataagtgttgtagcaaggtttaagtatatccattctataaataaataaatatcttgtgtaaaattgtatcgtatttaatagtgttttcttctaaaatttaatagtattttataccccttagctttaacatcaagtatttttggcgccgctgccggggaacatcttaaaagccggaagcgtaacgctaatatagaaaaaaaaaaaaaatttagtttacttttattaaaattcgcttttgtaaaaatacgttttaattattcaaaaatataaaaaaagaaaaaaaacaaaaatataagcatttttaagattttgttaaatatttaagttttataagtttctttatttctattttagtttataaaaatataagttttattttaaaatcttttatttattttaaaaaaaacagaaaacataaaataaaaaaaaaaaaaaaataaagaaaaacgcgtaaaaaaattgaaagctgtcaacagaatttctgaaccccgcgactcgcggggttttcctcattaatcaccgcaactcgcggagaccatctgacacgcgaacagaaaccctaaaactgcattaattacgggttattttaattaattattattattattattacctaattattattattattattattagttttagttttagttttatttttactttttatttaatttatgtattttgtttaattagttttattaaaatttgtaaaattaatagtttaataaaataaataatataaaaataatatttttataaaaattgtactttttacaactttttgtatatttttatattttgtc from Rutidosis leptorrhynchoides isolate AG116_Rl617_1_P2 chromosome 9, CSIRO_AGI_Rlap_v1, whole genome shotgun sequence harbors:
- the LOC139868619 gene encoding protein ALP1-like, with amino-acid sequence MASFLLGSDSNSEDLRIIQLIQEMDEESEVEFVPRIPRHRSYIPRDRESATERLFNDYSSEPPIFQAKKFKRRFRMRINLFLRIAQGISSFANSMNNVPEHFDYFIERRDAAGRPSFTILQKCTSALCQLAYGTAPDLFDEYLHMSEQTSILCLDNFCKCIIDLYKSRYMRSPTATDVARLYSVHKEKHGFRGMLGSIDCMHWEWKNCPVAHKGQYTRGDHKKPTIMLEAVASYDLWICHAFFGMAGSNNDINVLNQSPLFDVLKTGRAPPAPFEVNGHQYTKGYYLADGIYPEWTTLIKGMSCPTDDPRIKFTRFQASDRKDIERAFRVLQGRFYILSIPARVMQVNNMRRVMECCLILHNMILEDNDFALCKWEERFITEPMANRAQRVRNRGRDQDIIRREIRDRDVHNQLTDDLVEHIWNLPASFRTTN